One segment of Leptospiraceae bacterium DNA contains the following:
- a CDS encoding helix-turn-helix transcriptional regulator has product MKYDEFTKRIRVKIKQLRLSQGLTQEDMDEGEYAISYRTIQDIEAGKADPSLRSLYKIAGRLKVKPRELLDI; this is encoded by the coding sequence ATGAAATACGATGAATTTACCAAACGAATTAGAGTAAAAATTAAGCAATTGCGACTATCGCAAGGATTAACGCAAGAAGATATGGATGAAGGCGAATATGCAATATCCTACAGAACAATCCAAGATATAGAAGCAGGGAAAGCTGATCCGTCTTTACGTTCTTTGTATAAAATTGCCGGTAGATTAAAAGTGAAACCAAGAGAATTGTTGGACATTTGA
- a CDS encoding helix-turn-helix transcriptional regulator, translating to MNYTEEYQKFLKLFRKARKDAKLTQIQVEAILAQPQSYISKCESDEKKINVIELHRFAKIYKKSIDFFLKGV from the coding sequence ATGAATTACACTGAAGAATACCAAAAATTCTTAAAGCTATTCCGAAAAGCAAGGAAAGACGCAAAGCTCACTCAAATACAAGTAGAAGCAATTCTTGCTCAGCCGCAGTCGTATATTTCCAAATGTGAATCTGATGAGAAAAAAATTAATGTTATTGAGCTCCATCGGTTTGCAAAGATTTATAAGAAGTCGATTGATTTTTTTCTAAAGGGAGTTTAA
- a CDS encoding ATP-binding protein: MIQVIIGPRQVGKTTAILNLAKDGQTHYVTADLPTSPTADLILIEWEKAKKKLPEDGVIIFDEVQKIPRWSEVIKKIWDERIRTGGKQNCWILGSSALLLEKGLSESLTGRFELNHFPHWTFGEVEKVFQTSLYDYVYWGGYPKIYSLKDDEERANDYLQNSIIETTLGRDILSLHSVDKPALLRQLFWYISRLPAQMVSFEKILGALQGKGNSATIVNYAELLRMAFVIVPIYKYSQAMHRTKKSIPKWIIPNPALVDVSIKEERLKNFTFENLVGSHLLNITFGKYEYELQYWNENGKEIDFILCKRGVPQWAFEVKSGRSKKMLSPQTLKERGINCPYLLINQSNIEKFLRINSEKDLGQLDE; encoded by the coding sequence TTGATCCAAGTTATCATCGGTCCTCGCCAAGTTGGTAAAACGACTGCGATACTAAATCTAGCAAAAGATGGACAAACTCATTATGTAACGGCGGACTTGCCGACATCTCCAACCGCTGATTTAATTTTAATAGAATGGGAAAAGGCAAAGAAGAAATTACCAGAGGATGGAGTAATTATTTTTGACGAGGTTCAAAAAATTCCACGATGGTCTGAGGTTATAAAAAAAATATGGGATGAACGTATTCGAACGGGCGGAAAACAAAATTGCTGGATACTTGGTTCTTCGGCATTGCTTTTAGAAAAAGGATTATCAGAAAGTCTAACGGGGCGTTTCGAATTAAATCATTTTCCACACTGGACTTTTGGCGAAGTAGAAAAAGTTTTTCAAACAAGTTTATATGATTATGTTTATTGGGGTGGGTATCCTAAAATATATTCACTCAAGGATGATGAAGAGAGAGCAAATGATTATCTTCAAAACAGTATTATCGAAACTACACTGGGGCGAGATATTCTATCTTTACACTCCGTTGATAAACCTGCACTTTTGCGTCAGCTATTTTGGTATATATCTCGACTACCAGCGCAAATGGTTAGTTTTGAGAAAATACTTGGGGCACTGCAAGGAAAAGGTAATTCAGCGACTATTGTTAATTATGCGGAACTTTTAAGAATGGCATTTGTGATTGTTCCTATTTATAAATATTCACAAGCGATGCATCGAACTAAAAAAAGTATTCCGAAATGGATCATACCGAATCCTGCTTTAGTAGATGTTTCGATAAAAGAAGAACGTCTTAAAAATTTTACATTTGAAAATTTGGTCGGCTCACATCTTTTAAATATCACCTTTGGGAAATATGAATACGAACTTCAGTATTGGAATGAAAATGGAAAGGAAATTGATTTTATTCTTTGCAAGCGCGGTGTTCCTCAGTGGGCGTTTGAAGTAAAAAGTGGTCGTAGTAAAAAAATGCTTTCGCCACAAACTCTAAAAGAACGTGGAATTAATTGTCCCTATCTTTTAATAAATCAAAGTAATATAGAAAAATTTCTAAGAATTAATTCAGAAAAAGACTTAGGTCAACTAGACGAATGA
- a CDS encoding cytochrome c gives MKFIPSFTILILIILLPLASCKKEGEGTESGNNSPSADSKGIGPITKVDLGDIDQAKAAKGKQHFETKCSACHKFEEKVVGPPLAGVTQRRTPEWIMNMILNPVEMTQKDPAAIELYETYLVQMTYQNVTQDETREILEYFRQMDKK, from the coding sequence ATGAAATTCATTCCATCATTTACAATCTTGATCCTAATAATCCTTTTACCACTTGCGTCTTGCAAAAAGGAAGGGGAAGGAACTGAGTCCGGAAATAACAGTCCTTCTGCTGATAGTAAAGGAATTGGTCCGATTACAAAAGTCGACTTAGGAGATATTGATCAAGCAAAAGCGGCTAAAGGCAAACAACATTTTGAGACCAAATGTAGTGCTTGTCATAAATTTGAAGAAAAAGTGGTAGGACCCCCACTTGCTGGTGTAACCCAAAGAAGAACCCCTGAATGGATTATGAATATGATTTTAAATCCAGTTGAAATGACTCAGAAAGATCCAGCTGCCATTGAATTGTATGAAACATACCTTGTTCAAATGACTTATCAAAATGTCACACAAGATGAAACAAGGGAAATATTGGAATACTTTAGACAGATGGATAAAAAATAA
- the nosZ gene encoding Sec-dependent nitrous-oxide reductase — MNKLGKIIFLLSLVAIIVSCGKKQGQAVLASNAAQKVYVAPGEKDEVYAFMSGGFNGQIGVYGIPSARLFKIIPVFSLFQENSYGSDEETKDMLLTSKGYVTWDDSHHPELSLTNGNHDGRWLFINGNNTPRIARIDLTTFETKEIIEIPNTAGNHASPFLTENTEYAMSATRFSIPIPQRDIAIEEMGKGKFNGSISMIKIDPKDGKMSVELQMLAPAFSYDLSRCGKGPSHDWCFFSTYNTEQAFQMIEVGASKNDKDYVMAFNWVKAKACKDAGKAKDFTGVYYHNYMPENAPAIAERMSGVKLLDPKDCPGVAYFLPTPKSPHGADVDPTGEYIAAGGKLASVVAVHSYSKLIKAIEDKANFTGEVMGIPILKYESTLAGEVKKICLGPLHTEFDNNGFAYTSCFVSSEVAKWDVKTREVVQRMPAYYSIGHLSVVGGDNKKPYGKYLIALNKITKDRYLPVGMELAQSAQLYDISGSTAELLSDFPTVGEPHYAQMIPASMLKDKTKRIYPLEENKHPYGIKSEKEARVEKNGNQVHVYMTSIRSHFKPDKVEVKKGDMVYFHVTNLEQDYDVPHGFAVNGSTQPNLLIMPGQTKTQKWEAKEVGVFPFYCTDFCSALHQEMQQYIRVSP, encoded by the coding sequence ATGAATAAATTAGGGAAAATAATATTCCTACTTTCTCTCGTGGCAATTATTGTTAGTTGCGGAAAGAAACAAGGACAAGCAGTGTTAGCGTCTAACGCGGCACAAAAGGTATATGTTGCACCCGGTGAAAAAGATGAAGTGTATGCATTTATGTCCGGTGGTTTTAATGGACAGATTGGTGTATATGGAATTCCATCTGCGCGACTATTTAAAATTATCCCTGTATTCTCCCTTTTTCAAGAGAATAGCTATGGATCGGATGAAGAAACAAAAGATATGCTTTTGACTTCTAAGGGATATGTTACTTGGGATGATTCGCATCATCCGGAACTTTCTTTAACAAACGGAAACCATGACGGCAGATGGTTATTTATCAACGGAAATAATACACCTCGTATTGCAAGAATTGATTTAACCACTTTTGAAACAAAAGAAATTATTGAAATTCCAAACACTGCGGGTAATCACGCTTCTCCGTTCTTAACAGAAAATACAGAGTATGCAATGTCAGCTACACGTTTTTCGATTCCTATTCCACAAAGAGATATTGCAATCGAAGAAATGGGAAAAGGTAAGTTTAATGGCTCAATTTCTATGATTAAAATTGATCCGAAAGATGGAAAGATGAGTGTAGAATTACAGATGTTAGCTCCTGCATTTAGTTATGATTTAAGTAGATGTGGAAAAGGTCCTTCACATGATTGGTGTTTTTTTAGCACATACAATACAGAACAAGCATTTCAGATGATCGAAGTAGGTGCTTCTAAAAATGACAAAGACTATGTGATGGCATTTAACTGGGTGAAAGCAAAAGCTTGTAAGGATGCTGGAAAAGCAAAAGATTTTACAGGTGTGTATTATCACAACTATATGCCTGAAAATGCTCCTGCAATCGCAGAAAGAATGTCCGGTGTAAAATTACTCGATCCAAAAGATTGTCCTGGAGTAGCTTACTTTTTACCAACTCCTAAAAGTCCGCACGGAGCAGACGTAGATCCAACGGGAGAATATATTGCCGCAGGTGGAAAACTAGCTTCTGTTGTAGCAGTTCACTCTTATTCTAAATTAATCAAAGCAATTGAAGATAAAGCGAATTTTACAGGAGAAGTAATGGGAATTCCGATTCTAAAATACGAATCAACTTTAGCAGGAGAAGTTAAAAAAATATGTCTTGGACCACTTCATACAGAATTTGATAACAATGGTTTTGCTTATACTTCTTGTTTCGTAAGCTCTGAAGTTGCAAAATGGGATGTGAAAACAAGGGAAGTTGTACAACGTATGCCAGCGTATTATAGCATTGGACATTTAAGTGTAGTAGGTGGGGATAATAAAAAACCTTACGGCAAATACTTAATTGCCTTAAATAAAATTACGAAAGATAGATATTTACCTGTTGGAATGGAATTGGCTCAAAGTGCACAGCTCTATGATATTTCAGGAAGCACTGCTGAACTTTTATCTGACTTTCCTACAGTGGGTGAACCACATTATGCGCAGATGATTCCAGCGAGTATGTTGAAAGACAAAACCAAAAGAATTTATCCGCTCGAAGAAAACAAACACCCTTATGGAATTAAATCTGAAAAAGAAGCTAGAGTTGAAAAAAATGGAAACCAAGTTCATGTTTACATGACTTCTATTCGCTCTCATTTCAAACCGGATAAAGTAGAAGTGAAAAAAGGTGATATGGTTTACTTCCATGTTACAAATCTTGAACAAGATTACGATGTTCCACACGGATTTGCAGTGAATGGATCTACTCAACCAAACTTACTCATCATGCCAGGACAAACAAAAACACAAAAGTGGGAAGCAAAAGAAGTGGGTGTATTTCCTTTCTATTGCACTGACTTCTGTTCTGCTCTTCACCAAGAGATGCAGCAGTATATAAGGGTTAGCCCATAA
- a CDS encoding four-helix bundle copper-binding protein, with translation MNRKKFIQAAAVVAPILYSAKISAQDVKPTSSVKTGGKYGALIDNASDCIKKGELCISHCIDMMAGGDKSMGPCSKTVRDMLTMCETLVKLATSNSEFTKKHATLCLDVCKKCEDECRKHPKHKVCMNCAESCKECMEDIKKILG, from the coding sequence ATGAACAGAAAAAAGTTTATCCAAGCAGCGGCAGTTGTAGCGCCAATTCTGTATTCTGCTAAAATATCAGCTCAAGATGTAAAACCAACTTCGTCTGTAAAAACAGGTGGCAAGTATGGAGCACTGATTGATAACGCAAGTGATTGTATCAAGAAGGGGGAACTCTGTATTAGCCACTGTATTGATATGATGGCAGGTGGCGATAAGAGTATGGGACCTTGTTCCAAAACCGTCAGGGACATGCTAACGATGTGTGAGACTCTTGTGAAATTAGCAACGAGTAATTCCGAGTTCACTAAGAAACATGCAACACTCTGTCTGGATGTTTGTAAAAAATGTGAAGATGAATGTCGCAAACACCCAAAACATAAAGTTTGTATGAATTGTGCTGAAAGTTGCAAAGAATGTATGGAAGATATTAAAAAAATTCTAGGTTAG
- a CDS encoding nitrous oxide reductase accessory protein NosL yields MKRRLELLRNCHPEALERLLYSIKSWIRQAHHDTVIISLFLFFFLISCGGKLPEEITLGEHKCEFCKMGVVNPNYHSQVLTKKGRRYHFDSIECMFSFWNSNIEKVDKVWVKDYLHPKDWIEIQNAKFLRADKLPSPMAANLSSYKSAKDAEDNRLLYGGVLMTQEQVMNYVKTNWEKELSGKGK; encoded by the coding sequence ATGAAAAGAAGATTGGAGTTGTTACGAAATTGTCACCCTGAGGCTCTCGAAAGATTACTCTATTCAATAAAGTCATGGATTCGACAGGCTCACCATGACACTGTTATTATCAGTCTATTCCTATTCTTCTTTCTCATAAGCTGTGGTGGTAAACTTCCAGAAGAAATAACCCTAGGCGAACACAAATGCGAATTTTGTAAAATGGGAGTGGTAAATCCAAATTACCACTCCCAAGTATTAACGAAGAAAGGAAGACGTTATCACTTTGATTCGATTGAGTGTATGTTTTCTTTTTGGAACAGTAACATAGAAAAAGTGGATAAAGTTTGGGTCAAAGATTATCTACATCCAAAGGATTGGATTGAAATTCAAAATGCTAAATTTCTAAGAGCGGATAAACTTCCTTCCCCTATGGCGGCTAACCTTTCTTCTTATAAATCCGCAAAAGACGCAGAGGATAATCGTCTGTTATACGGTGGAGTTCTCATGACACAAGAACAAGTAATGAATTACGTCAAAACGAATTGGGAAAAGGAACTATCGGGAAAAGGAAAATGA
- the nosD gene encoding nitrous oxide reductase family maturation protein NosD — protein MKNEECEIRNVYKKAIDCHPEPVEGRLYFIKPWFRHIRQPQCRLAHHDIYFNFAFILIYPLPKVITQFVKNWVFPNAKNIIQFKTSRYLLLAFGILTFFSFITLNANTLTVCETCNYKTIQTAITAANTNDTIEVKKGIYKESPILITKSINLKGIENPTLDGDNKEHVVDIGSDNVIIDGFRIINSGVSDIREFAGIHAENVKGCELKNNTLENNTYGFYFAKVTDCIVENNSSIGNAKDEISGGNGIHLWSSNHFKIIKNQMSKHRDGIYFEFSTELLIEENESFNSIRYGMHFMFASNNKFFKNHFYDNSTGVAVMFSKNIEVKYNLFERSRFGSSYGLLVKDITDSEFTNNTFQDNTIGIASDNSTRNKFISNQILRNGWAFNMMGNCELNEIRENNFIGNVFDLSTNTRDNLNIYEKNFWDAYKGFDLDRNGIGDKPYLPVRFFSYWVNIYPFLMVLFQSPVIEFLEIAERAFPIMTPVDLKDPYPNMKKFPL, from the coding sequence ATGAAAAATGAAGAATGCGAAATTAGGAATGTTTATAAAAAGGCTATTGACTGTCACCCTGAGCCTGTCGAAGGGCGACTTTACTTTATAAAGCCATGGTTTCGACATATTCGACAGCCTCAGTGCAGGCTTGCTCACCATGACATTTATTTCAATTTCGCATTTATTCTAATATACCCTTTGCCAAAAGTAATTACTCAATTTGTAAAAAATTGGGTATTCCCAAACGCCAAAAATATAATTCAATTTAAAACGAGTAGGTATTTACTTTTGGCGTTTGGTATATTAACTTTCTTTTCTTTCATTACCCTAAACGCCAATACCCTCACAGTTTGTGAAACGTGTAATTATAAAACAATCCAAACCGCAATCACTGCGGCTAATACGAATGATACGATAGAAGTAAAAAAAGGGATTTACAAAGAAAGCCCAATTCTCATAACAAAATCAATTAATCTGAAAGGAATTGAAAATCCTACTCTCGATGGAGATAATAAAGAGCATGTTGTAGATATTGGTTCTGACAATGTAATTATAGATGGATTTAGAATTATCAATAGTGGAGTTAGCGATATACGAGAGTTTGCCGGTATACATGCTGAGAATGTTAAAGGTTGTGAGTTAAAAAATAACACTTTAGAAAACAATACATACGGATTTTATTTTGCAAAAGTAACAGATTGTATCGTTGAAAATAATAGTTCGATTGGTAACGCAAAAGACGAAATATCCGGTGGGAACGGGATTCATCTTTGGTCTAGCAATCATTTTAAAATCATAAAAAACCAAATGAGTAAACATAGAGATGGAATTTATTTCGAATTTTCAACCGAACTTTTAATCGAGGAAAATGAAAGTTTTAATAGTATTCGTTATGGAATGCATTTTATGTTTGCGAGTAATAATAAATTCTTTAAAAATCATTTTTACGACAACTCCACTGGGGTCGCGGTAATGTTTTCCAAAAACATAGAAGTAAAATACAATCTATTTGAGAGAAGTAGATTTGGTAGTTCTTATGGACTTTTAGTGAAGGATATTACAGATAGTGAATTTACAAATAATACTTTTCAAGATAATACGATTGGAATTGCATCAGATAATTCTACTCGAAATAAATTTATCTCAAATCAGATTTTGCGAAATGGTTGGGCTTTTAATATGATGGGAAATTGTGAATTAAATGAAATTAGAGAAAATAATTTTATTGGAAATGTTTTTGATTTATCTACCAATACTAGAGATAATCTAAATATTTACGAAAAGAATTTTTGGGATGCCTACAAGGGTTTTGACTTAGATAGGAACGGAATAGGGGATAAACCATATTTGCCTGTTAGATTTTTTAGTTACTGGGTTAATATCTATCCGTTTTTAATGGTACTATTTCAATCTCCTGTAATTGAATTTTTGGAGATAGCTGAAAGAGCTTTTCCCATAATGACACCGGTTGATTTAAAAGATCCATATCCCAATATGAAGAAGTTTCCATTATGA
- a CDS encoding ABC transporter ATP-binding protein — protein MIQIQNLSKTYRKNTVIRNLNLEIQEGVITALVGPNGSGKTTLLKCILGLTFPSKESKLLLAGIEYLKQDAIQEIGYMPQTPLFPLNLKVKEILEILETLEKKEQVFKYKLVEELEITKFENKYFGELSGGMKQKVNILQCFSSEKKFYIIDEPTASLDPHISFYLKNLLKERKTMGSSILFTSHIMSEVDEIADRVVVLVEGKLILHETPKEILDKSKASNMEEALRSFWMKEGKHA, from the coding sequence ATGATTCAAATCCAAAATTTATCAAAAACATATCGAAAAAATACTGTGATCCGCAACTTGAATTTAGAAATCCAAGAGGGAGTTATAACAGCCTTAGTTGGTCCGAATGGATCTGGAAAAACTACTTTATTAAAATGTATATTAGGACTTACATTTCCAAGTAAAGAATCAAAATTATTACTCGCAGGCATTGAATATTTAAAACAAGATGCGATTCAAGAAATTGGATATATGCCGCAAACTCCCCTGTTTCCCTTGAACTTGAAGGTGAAGGAAATTTTAGAAATTCTAGAAACACTCGAAAAAAAAGAACAAGTATTCAAATACAAATTAGTAGAAGAGCTTGAAATTACAAAGTTTGAAAACAAATACTTTGGAGAGTTATCCGGCGGAATGAAGCAAAAAGTAAATATCCTCCAATGCTTTAGCTCCGAAAAGAAATTTTACATCATCGATGAACCAACAGCAAGCCTTGATCCGCATATTTCTTTTTACTTAAAAAATTTACTAAAAGAGCGCAAAACAATGGGTAGCTCCATATTATTTACATCGCATATCATGTCAGAAGTAGATGAAATTGCTGATAGAGTAGTTGTTTTGGTAGAAGGAAAATTAATTTTACATGAGACACCAAAAGAAATTCTAGATAAAAGCAAAGCTTCCAACATGGAAGAAGCACTTCGCTCTTTTTGGATGAAGGAAGGCAAACATGCGTAA
- a CDS encoding ABC transporter permease subunit, which produces MRNLLQVAKFEFKENIRNKWIFAYAISFFLISSLLIYFGGNESAKIIASLLSIILLLVPLFALLFGSTNFLDSLSFMEVIFTRPISRFHYYTGKFLGLSFVLNLGYLLGVGIPVLLFTNPESKLLFLSIQLLVYGFLLNLIFLALSLLIAVLFLKREAVLSVCLALWFYLYLLYDLLMLGISVNFGEYPLEIPILILTCINPLDLVRIITILQMDNAALLGFTSAFFQKFLGNTNGILLCISLLFIWTGIPFYLGYRLFSKKDI; this is translated from the coding sequence ATGCGTAATCTCCTCCAAGTAGCCAAGTTTGAATTCAAAGAAAATATTCGAAACAAATGGATATTTGCTTATGCAATTTCGTTTTTTTTAATTTCGAGTTTACTCATTTACTTCGGCGGAAATGAAAGTGCGAAAATTATAGCAAGCCTACTTAGTATTATCCTCTTATTAGTTCCACTCTTTGCACTTTTATTTGGAAGCACAAATTTTTTAGATTCCCTTTCCTTTATGGAAGTAATATTTACTCGTCCTATTTCTAGATTCCATTATTACACTGGAAAATTTTTGGGACTGTCTTTTGTGTTAAATCTTGGTTATCTGCTAGGAGTTGGAATTCCTGTTTTGTTATTTACAAATCCAGAGTCCAAGTTGTTATTTTTATCTATTCAATTACTTGTTTATGGATTTTTATTGAATTTAATTTTTCTTGCGTTATCGCTTCTCATTGCGGTCTTGTTTCTGAAACGGGAGGCTGTGCTTTCCGTTTGCCTTGCCCTTTGGTTTTATCTGTATTTACTTTATGATCTTCTAATGCTTGGAATTAGTGTAAATTTTGGAGAATATCCATTAGAAATTCCGATTTTAATTCTTACCTGTATAAATCCACTCGATCTTGTGCGAATTATTACGATTTTGCAAATGGATAATGCCGCATTACTCGGATTTACCTCTGCCTTTTTTCAAAAATTTTTAGGGAATACAAATGGCATTTTACTATGCATTAGTTTGCTTTTTATCTGGACTGGAATTCCATTTTATTTGGGTTATCGACTGTTTTCGAAGAAGGATATATAA
- the glpK gene encoding glycerol kinase GlpK — MKNYIIGIDAGTTGIRTFCFDTKGKVISVAYEEFKQIFPKAGWVEHNANEIWQKTEKLILQAIKKGKLNPKNAICIGITNQRETTVLFEKKTAKPIYNAIVWQCRRTSDICTDLKNKGLESDFRNRTGLVIDAYFSGTKIKWILDNVSGARDKANKGELLFGTIDTWLLYKLTKGKSHKTDHTNASRTLIYNIKDKKWDVDLLNILNIPASILPETHTSQYEFGKTEGVKGLPDGIPITALVGDQQGALFGQLCTEVGEAKNTYGTGCFLLFNIGDEFQISKNGLITTLACGPKGNTVYALEGSVFIGGAVVQWLRDYLKFFKDSKDTFKIVKSLKQEDDIVFVPAFAGLGAPHWDMNARGAIYGITRDTNQGQIVRAALKSIALQSYELVTAMENDVGKPLKILKVDGGATANEYLMQFQADIIGKKVQRPDNVDTTVLGAAYLAGLQSKVFSSVESLKSMNKKFKEFKPNMKEELRNKEIQKWNAAIVKTKTV, encoded by the coding sequence TTGAAGAATTATATTATAGGAATTGATGCGGGCACTACAGGAATTAGAACATTTTGTTTTGATACAAAAGGAAAAGTAATCTCGGTTGCTTATGAAGAATTTAAACAAATTTTTCCAAAAGCAGGTTGGGTAGAACACAATGCAAATGAAATTTGGCAAAAAACAGAAAAGTTAATTTTACAAGCCATTAAAAAAGGAAAATTAAATCCTAAAAATGCAATTTGTATCGGAATTACAAACCAACGAGAAACAACTGTACTTTTCGAAAAAAAAACAGCAAAACCAATTTACAATGCGATTGTTTGGCAGTGCCGTAGAACGTCTGATATATGCACTGACTTAAAAAATAAAGGTCTCGAATCAGATTTTCGGAATCGAACCGGCTTAGTAATTGATGCCTATTTTAGTGGAACAAAAATCAAATGGATATTAGATAATGTAAGTGGCGCAAGGGATAAAGCGAATAAGGGCGAATTGCTGTTTGGAACAATTGACACTTGGCTTCTCTACAAACTTACCAAAGGAAAATCTCATAAAACAGATCATACAAACGCTTCTAGAACTTTAATTTATAATATCAAAGATAAAAAATGGGATGTTGACTTACTGAATATTTTAAATATTCCAGCTTCCATTTTACCAGAAACTCATACTTCCCAATATGAATTTGGAAAAACAGAAGGAGTAAAAGGTCTTCCCGATGGAATCCCAATTACTGCACTTGTGGGTGATCAACAAGGTGCTCTTTTTGGACAATTATGTACTGAAGTAGGTGAGGCTAAGAACACTTATGGTACAGGCTGTTTTCTTTTATTTAATATTGGAGACGAATTTCAAATTTCGAAAAATGGCCTTATTACAACACTTGCTTGCGGACCAAAGGGTAATACAGTATATGCCTTAGAAGGATCTGTATTTATTGGTGGCGCAGTTGTGCAGTGGTTACGTGATTATCTCAAATTTTTTAAGGATTCTAAAGATACTTTTAAAATTGTAAAATCTCTAAAACAAGAAGATGATATTGTTTTTGTTCCTGCATTTGCTGGTCTTGGTGCTCCTCACTGGGATATGAATGCACGTGGAGCAATTTACGGAATTACTCGTGATACGAATCAAGGACAAATTGTGCGAGCTGCTCTTAAATCTATAGCTCTACAATCATATGAACTTGTAACCGCAATGGAAAATGATGTCGGCAAACCATTAAAAATCCTCAAAGTAGATGGTGGAGCAACGGCTAATGAGTATTTAATGCAATTTCAAGCGGATATCATCGGTAAAAAAGTACAACGTCCGGATAATGTCGATACTACTGTGCTTGGTGCTGCTTATTTGGCGGGTCTACAATCAAAGGTATTTTCTTCCGTTGAAAGTTTAAAGTCTATGAATAAAAAATTCAAAGAATTTAAGCCAAATATGAAAGAAGAATTACGAAATAAAGAAATTCAAAAATGGAATGCGGCTATCGTTAAAACGAAAACCGTTTAA
- a CDS encoding TRL-like family protein: MQRENIFLSPTIITLRLFYLRILGLFYSFSLLLFCSSCTGLNLKSWPVPFSPNMHPSSSYAEGGVFFKGGLIFHNDSQVLYSGKARLEKLGKSCSHSFFYLIAFGSSRIYDAKVSGAVSHIGMIEQEVFSILGGVYHRHCTIVLGEDK; this comes from the coding sequence ATGCAAAGGGAAAATATATTTCTAAGTCCTACTATCATAACACTTCGATTGTTCTATTTGCGTATTCTTGGTTTGTTTTATTCTTTTTCTCTACTTTTATTTTGTTCTTCTTGCACTGGTCTTAATCTCAAATCTTGGCCCGTTCCATTTTCGCCGAATATGCATCCATCATCGTCTTATGCAGAAGGAGGAGTCTTTTTTAAAGGAGGATTGATTTTCCATAATGACTCGCAAGTTCTATATTCCGGCAAGGCGAGATTGGAAAAACTCGGTAAATCTTGCTCACATTCTTTTTTTTATCTCATTGCTTTTGGTAGTTCTAGAATTTACGATGCAAAAGTTTCTGGTGCCGTTAGTCATATAGGAATGATTGAACAAGAGGTATTTTCTATTTTAGGCGGCGTGTATCATAGGCATTGTACTATTGTATTGGGAGAGGATAAATGA
- a CDS encoding TRL-like family protein: MKFILILFLFCNCASGPVGGLLYTNVEFAGEVNSDSSIPILAESRGCQISILGLFSVGDSSAGQIAMNTGIRRIATIDHSILSILHIAYVQNCTIITGATY; encoded by the coding sequence ATGAAATTCATCCTCATATTATTTTTGTTTTGTAATTGTGCTTCAGGTCCTGTAGGGGGACTTTTATATACAAATGTGGAATTTGCTGGTGAGGTAAATTCTGATTCTTCTATACCAATTTTAGCAGAATCGAGAGGTTGCCAAATTTCCATTTTGGGACTTTTTTCAGTCGGAGATTCAAGCGCAGGGCAGATTGCTATGAATACTGGAATCCGACGTATTGCGACTATCGACCATTCTATTCTGTCAATATTACATATAGCTTATGTTCAAAACTGCACAATTATTACAGGTGCTACTTATTAA
- a CDS encoding TRL-like family protein: MKHLILVLLFSIQFCTTTLSPGLFYNSTAEHIYRDRVSTQLGSGRILKMEKSCSYNSIIFATFYHGKPSTVENVLKEGKITKVGVIDHSSFSILGSLYYSNCIIVWGETE, encoded by the coding sequence ATGAAACATTTAATTCTAGTTTTATTATTTTCTATTCAATTTTGTACAACTACTCTTTCTCCAGGTTTGTTTTATAATTCTACTGCAGAACATATTTATAGAGACCGAGTTTCTACTCAACTTGGGTCTGGAAGAATTTTAAAAATGGAGAAATCTTGTTCTTATAATTCTATTATATTTGCTACATTTTATCACGGAAAACCTTCCACTGTAGAAAATGTTTTAAAGGAAGGGAAAATTACGAAAGTGGGAGTCATTGACCATTCTTCCTTTAGTATTTTAGGATCCTTGTATTATTCAAATTGTATTATTGTTTGGGGAGAAACAGAATGA